One region of Megalopta genalis isolate 19385.01 chromosome 15, iyMegGena1_principal, whole genome shotgun sequence genomic DNA includes:
- the mbc gene encoding dedicator of cytokinesis protein myoblast city isoform X4, whose protein sequence is MRMTMAWAKVKGHLGVAIDNFAYARESPHTIQLTVGEVVHISAECGDWYYGRSKINGTSGIFPKSYIHIIEESKSKDCLIHEITNVLREWGHHWKHLYVIHSEHFLNMKQQLLELIEYRSKILSGTLTVDELKDMKRLATARIDTGNQLLGLDMVVRDDQGNVLNPEQTSTIQLYYHHETAAERIRKAANDMKKKPSKPQAPVYSHIFFVSVRNFVCKMTEDVELLLTLYDGREMKAITENYVVSWSKEGLARDIDQLHNLRVLFTDLGSRDLARDKVYLACYVIRVGGMEAKDIDHRRSSVAQAHQKTKSAENMRRPFGVAAMDITLYVTGKLEGDSDHHHFIPFIQCCEKESLDGTLRRILSQKEASIQKSGNCNSGSFTGGQGLWASMKLLRGDPKQVRDENPHLVLGNVAIARKMGFPEVILPGDVRNDLYLTLISGEFNKGSKSTDKNVEVTVKVCNEFGTPIPGVMTLGGGASPIDEYRSVIYYHEDKPRWCETFKIAIPIEEFKQAHLKFTFKHRSSNEAKDKSEKPFALSYVKLMQRNGTTLRDIQHELLVYKLDQKKYEEIDISYLKLPSTRGELVELNVEKKPTLGALTLSTKDSFLIATNICSTKLTQNIDLLGLLNWASHNTDLRESLAALMKVDGEEVVKFLQDVLDALFNILMSNSDSDVYDDMVFECLLFIIGLVSDRKYQHFQPVLDLYISESFSATLAYKKLIAVLRKRIDNACNNDGQERDILLKTMKSLQYCMRFVVESRLLFTELNQDEEEFSQTLTELLKSIVELMRHETDSTLLVQGACLKYLPTTIPHLLRVYSGKQLSTILTDLLVTLPTGRLTKQKMMTVNDIVHSPLFLKAECRAILLPRITILVRDLLEAKEEGLSSTTGKSVAKVARLLGENRHRLKQHRGYSEEVELCVRILSDILELTFRKDIGSTMQDVKEIMLTALRTIIQTVISMDRENSLVGNLVSVMLAIFRQMTQQHYEIYINHFGTKFDLLDFLMEILLVFKDLVSRSVFPNDWCDMIMLQNSIILKSLRFFSGTIRDCFFTNFEQQAWSNFFHCAIAFLTQPALQLETFTSSKLNRIVLRYNDMRRETAFEIRSMWFNLGQHKILFVPALVGAILEMALIPESELRKATIPIFFDMMQCEYYSSRIVEGYGDTKRDATHIKANFTEYENEMIAKLDILVEGGRGDEQFRTLWTQVMGDHCENHSTMREQGLRFVDTISKLMERLLQYRDIIHSESQEHRMLCIVNLLEFYSDINRKEMYIRYVNKLCELHLECDNYTEAAYSLKLHSQLLAWSDQSLPPLLRSHRYLSCQTHRELKEALYNDMIDYFDKGKMWECALGVCKELVAQYEEETFDYLQLSMLLQRMAKFYDAIVKQLRPEPEYFRVAYYGRGHPAFLQNKVFIYRGREYERLSDFCSRTLNQLPNAEPMNRLCPPTPEILESNHQYVQINRVDPLMDEKRHRLSGKPITAEAVLRYHRVNDVQRFRFSRPAPKKDILLVMANSGDKERETVANNEFASLWLERTVLVTSYPLPGILRCFPVTSSETYLVSPLRNAIETMEATNSMLRDLIIAHKADHSLPLNPLSMKLNGILDPAVMGGIDNYEKAFLNPEYRTSHPEENSDLLKLEGSIADQIPLLSVGLQLHKTRAPFELTPFHQRLEHCFASMRSQVEAKYGKRTCDLQFETLSQTVTMRRPQSSKGDSHRLSESNITNSENASIRSHILSTASLQKALGSPSPGTNKKKDSKRRSSRKSDSSTSTKNDQPTSQWYTTPEVSQCISSPITPLISSFPTTPIFELRQELTPKRPLRSEIEKERRISNRLSGQSQHYLRNINNGTDSSSLGKGNRDSIGTTDSTASEDDPPPPLPVKTREADYCNLPDELPASHCGTGSLNNLNRPLGHWSKNKLPTPTDDLDVQTKPPTPPPKPKRPPYSLNKLMLSTGDADNFSRDPSVT, encoded by the exons ATGAGGATGACAATGGCATGGGCGAAGGTTAAAGGACATCTAGGAGTGG CCATTGATAACTTTGCATACGCGCGCGAGTCCCCCCATACCATACAATTAACAGTTGGGGAAGTGGTACATATATCAGCAGAGTGTGGAGACTGGTATTATGGACGAAGCAAAATTAATGGAACATCAGGAATCTTCCCAAAATCCTACATACATATTATAGAAGAATCAAAAAGTAAGGATTGTCTGATACATGAAATTACTAATGTTTTGAGAGAATGGGGGCATCATTGGAAGCATTTATATGTG ATTCATTCAGAACACTTCTTAAACATGAAACAGCAACTTTTAGAATTAATAGAGTACAGAAGCAAAATTTTAAGTGGCACATTGACAGTGGATGAGTTGAAAGACATGAAAAGACTAGCAACAGCTAGGATTGACACTGGTAATCAGTTATTGGGTCTGGATATGGTTGTTCGGGATGATCAAGGAAATGTCCTTAATCCTGAACAAACAAGTACAATTCAGTTGTATTATCATCATGAAACAGCTGCTGAAAGAATAAGAAAGGCAGCTAATGATATGAAAAAGAAGCCTTCAAAGCCACAAGCACCTGTTTATTCACATATCTTCTTTGTTAGTGTAAGGAATTTTGTATGTAAAATGACTGAAGATGTTGAATTATTATTGACACTGTATGATGGTCGTGAAATGAAAGCAATTACTGAAAACTATGTAGTTTCATGGAGCAAGGAAGGATTAGCCAGGGACATAGATCAACTTCATAATCTTCGAGTTCTATTTACTGACCTTGGTTCTCGTGACCTGGCCAGGGATAAGGTTTATTTAGCTTGTTATGTAATTAGGGTAGGTGGTATGGAAGCTAAAGATATTGATCACAGACGCTCAAGTGTTGCACAGGCTCATCAAAAAACTAAAAGCGCTGAAAATATGAGGAGACCTTTTGGTGTAGCAGCCATGGATATCACTTTGTACGTTACTGGCAAACTTGAAGGTGATTCAGATCACCATCATTTCATTCCATTTATACA ATGTTGTGAGAAAGAAAGTTTAGATGGCACATTACGAAGAATTCTTTCCCAAAAGGAAGCAAGCATTCAAAAAAGTGGTAACTGCAATAGTGGCAGCTTTACTGGTGGTCAGGGGCTGTGGGCTAGTATGAAGTTACTCAGAGGAGATCCAAAACAG GTTCGAGATGAAAATCCTCACTTAGTACTCGGTAACGTTGCTATCGCAAGGAAGATGGGCTTTCCGGAAGTTATTTTACCGGGTGATGTGAGAAATGACCTGTATCTAACTTTGATTAGTGGTGAATTCAATAAAGGATCAAAGTCTACCGATAAGAATGTGGAAGTTACG GTTAAAGTATGCAATGAATTTGGTACTCCAATACCAGGTGTTATGACCCTGGGTGGTGGAGCATCACCAATTGACGAATATCGTAGTGTCATTTATTATCATGAAGACAAGCCAAGATGGTGTGAAACTTTCAAAATTGCTATACCCATTGAAGAATTCAAACAAGCCCACTTAAAATTCACGTTCAAACATCGTAGTTCGAATGAAGCAAAAGATAAATCAGAAAAACCTTTCGCCTTAAGTTACGTGAAATTGATGCAACGTAACGGGACCACATTGCGAGATATACAGCACGAATTGCTAGTTTATAAACTAGACCAAAAAAAATATGAGGAAATTGATATCTCGTATTTGAAACTTCCATCGACTAGGGGTGAATTG GTGGAACTAAACGTTGAAAAGAAACCAACCTTAGGAGCACTTACTTTGAGTACTAAGGATAGTTTTCTCATAGCCACCAATATTTGTTCAACAAAACTGACACAAAATATAGATTTGTTAGGCTTATTGAATTGGGCATCGCATAACACGGATTTAAGAGAATCTTTAGCTGCTTTGATGAAAGTCGATGGTGAAGAAGTAGTTAAGTTTTTACAG GATGTTCTGGATGCTTTATTTAATATACTAATGAGTAATTCGGATAGTGATGTCTACGACGATATGGTGTTCGAATGTTTGTTGTTCATTATTGGTTTAGTGTCTGATAGAAAGTATCAACACTTTCAACCAGTATTAGATTTATACATTTCTGAGAGCTTTTCAGCGACACTCGCTTACAAGAAATTAATTGCAGTATTACGTAAACGTATAGATAATGCCTGTAACAATGACGGACAAGAGCGTGATATACTTCTTAAAACAATGAAAAGCCTTCAATACTGTATGCGATTTGTGGTTGAATCTCGTCTTCTATTTACCGA GTTGAACCAAGACGAAGAAGAATTTTCTCAGACCTTAACGGAACTATTGAAATCGATAGTTGAACTTATGAGACATGAAACGGACAGTACCTTATTGGTACAAGGAGCGTGTCTTAAATATTTACCGACAACTATACCTCATTTATTGCGAGTATATAGTGGCAAACAGTTAAGCACAATATTAACTGATTTACTAGTTACTCTGCCAACAGGCAGATTAACTAAACAGAAAATGATGACAGTAAACGACATCGTTCACAGTCCCCTCTTTTTAAAGGCAGAATGTAGAGCAATTTTATTGCCTAGGATTACTATTTTGGTTCGAgatttattggaagctaaagaAGAG GGGCTGTCAAGTACGACTGGAAAAAGCGTGGCGAAGGTAGCCAGGCTGCTTGGTGAGAATCGACATCGACTCAAACAGCACCGCGGCTATTCCGAAGAG GTTGAACTATGTGTCAGGATTTTATCTGACATATTGGAATTAACATTTAGAAAAGACATAGGAAGCACAATGCAGGATGTTAAAGAGATCATGCTTACAGCCTTACGAACCATTATACAAACCGTCATATCCATGGATAGAGAAAATTCATTAGTCGGAAATCTAGTTTCAGTTATGTTAGCAATATTCAG acAAATGACTCAACAACATTATGAGATTTATATAAACCACTTTGGAACTAAATTCGACTTGCTTGACTTCCTCATGGAAATATTATTGGTGTttaaagatttagtttcaagaagCGTGTTCCCGAATGATTGGTGTGacatgataatgcttcaaaacAGCATAATTTTGAAGTCACTGCGTTTTTTCTCTGGTACGATCAGAGATTGTTTCTTTACTAATTTCGAGCAGCAGGCTTGGTCAAATTTTTTCCATTGTGCAATCGCGTTCTTGACTCAGCCGGCTTTGCAGTTGGAAACGTTCACATCATCGAAACtcaatcgcattgttttgcgtTACAACGATATGCGCAG AGAGACAGCTTTCGAAATTCGTTCGATGTGGTTCAATTTGGGACAACATAAAATATTGTTTGTCCCTGCGCTGGTAGGAGCGATATTAGAAATGGCGTTAATTCCGGAAAGCGAATTAAGAAAGGCAACCATACCCATATTCTTTGATATGATGCAGTGCGAGTATTATAGTTCACGCATTGTCGAAGGGTACGGGGACACGAAAAGGGATGCTACTCATATAAAAGCTAATTTTACAGAATACGAGAACGAAATGATTGCGAAATTGGATATATTG GTTGAGGGGGGAAGAGGAGATGAACAATTTCGAACTCTATGGACACAAGTGATGGGTGATCATTGCGAGAATCATTCAACCATGCGAGAACAAGGTTTACGTTTCGTCGATACAATATCCAAACTCATGGAGCGATTGCTACAGTACCGTGATATCATCCATTCAGAGTCTCAGGAACATAGAATGTTATGTATTGTGAACTTATTAGAATTTTACTCCGATATAAATAGGAAAGAAATGTATATCAG ATATGTAAATAAGCTTTGCGAATTGCACCTAGAGTGTGATAATTACACCGAAGCAGCATACTCATTGAAACTACATAGTCAATTATTAGCATGGAGCGATCAGTCGTTGCCACCTCTATTACGATCGCACAG GTACTTGTCATGTCAAACGCATCGTGAATTGAAAGAAGCATTGTATAACGACATGATTGATTATTTTGATAAGGGTAAGATGTGGGAATGCGCACTCGGCGTGTGCAAAGAGCTTGTCGCGcaatacgaagaagaaacgTTTGATTACCTACAGCTCTCTATGTTGTTGCAACGGATGGCTAAGTTTTATGATGCCATAGTAAAACAACTACGACCGGAACCAGAATATTTTAGAGTCGCTTATTATGGTCGCGGGCATCCTGCATTTTTACAGAACAAG GTATTTATTTACCGTGGAAGGGAGTACGAGAGACTAAGCGATTTTTGTTCGCGAACGTTAAATCAGCTACcaaatgcggaaccaatgaacaGACTGTGTCCTCCTACTCCAGAGATACTAGAGTCTAATCATCAGTATGTACAAATTAATAGAGTGGATCCTCTAATGGATGAAAAAAGGCATCGACTCAGCGGGAAACCTATAACAGCGGAAGCAGTTCTCAG ATATCACAGAGTGAACGATGTTCAACGTTTTCGATTTTCGAGGCCAGCGCCGAAGAAGGATATACTCTTAGTTATGGCAAATTCTGGTGACAAAGAAAGGGAGACTGTTGCTAACAATGAATTCGCTTCACTATGGTTGGAAAGGACAGTATTAGTTACAAGTTATCCCTTGCCAGGCATTCTCAGATGCTTCCCTGTTACGTCTAGCGAAACTTACTTAGTTAGCCCCCTTCGTAACGCGATAGAAACGATGGAAGCTACAAATAGTATGTTGCGAGATTTAATTATAGCGCACAAAGCGGATCACAGTCTTCCACTTAACCCTCTCAGTATGAAATTGAATGGCATACTGGACCCAGCGGTAATGGGTGGCATAGATAACTATGAGAAAGCTTTTCTTAATCCTGAATATCGTACTTCTCATCCAGAAGAAAACTCAGATCTTCTCAAGCTAGAAGGATCGATTGCTGATCAGATACCGCTGTTGAGCGTTGGTTTGCAATTGCATAAAACACGCGCTCCTTTCGAATTGACACCGTTCCATCAACGTCTGGAACACTGTTTTGCATCCATGCGAAGTCAAGTTGAAGCAAAATACGGAAAAAGG ACTTGCGATTTACAATTCGAAACTTTGTCTCAAACTGTCACTATGCGAAGACCGCAGTCGTCAAAGGGAGACAGTCATCGTTTGTCAGAGTCAAACATAACAAATTCAGA AAACGCATCAATACGTTCACACATCTTGTCAACGGCCTCTCTGCAGAAGGCACTAGGAAGCCCAAGTCcaggaacaaataaaaaaaaggaTTCAAAGCGTAGGAGTTCACGGAAAAGTGACTCTTCTACCTCAACCAAAAATGATCAACCAACGAGTCAATGGTACACCACACCGGAAGTCTCGCAATGTATATCAAGTCCTATTACACCATTAATATCCAGTTTTCCTACAACACCAATATTCGAACTTCGTCAAGAG CTAACACCAAAACGTCCTTTGAGATCGGAAATCGAAAAAGAGAGGAGAATAAGCAATCGGTTGTCTGGCCAATCTCAACATTACTTAAGGAATATAAACAACGGCACGGATTCGAGTAGTTTAGGAAAAGGAAATAGGGACAGTATTGGCACAACAGATAGCACGGCGTCCGAGGACGATCCACCGCCACCTTTGCCTGTAAAAACACGCGAAGCCGATTATTGTAATCTTCCGGACGAATTACCTGCTTCCCATTGCGGAACAGGTAGCTTGAATAACTTGAACAGACCTCTAGGGCATTGGTCAAAAAACAAACTTCCAACACCAACAGATGATCTTGACGTTCAGACGAAACCGCCTACACCACCACCGAAACCAAAAAGACCGCCTTACAGTTTAAATAAGCTCATGCTTTCTACCGGTGATGCAGATAATTTTAGTCGAGATCCGTCCGTAACTTGA